AACGCCTGGCTGCCGGCAGGCGCGACGCCGTGGGCGGACTGGTCAAAGGTGATGGGCACGACGCCCATGCCGACGATGGACGGGCAGGACCCGGGCAAGATCAGCCTCTCCGGCGGCTGGACATTCTCGATGGGCGCGAAGAGCGCGGCGAAGGACACGGCCTGGAAGTTCATCGCCTTCGTTACCGACAAAGAACGGTCGCTCGAGTACAACATCAACACGGCCGGCATCCCGGTGCGGAAGGATGTGGCCGACGACCAGAAGTACAAGGAGTCCAACCCGACGTCCGAGTTCTTCTCCTCGCTGGTCGCCGTGACGAAGTTCCGACCCGCGACACCGGACTATCCGAAGATCTCGAACGGCATCCAGGTGGCGATGGAGTCTGTGATGACCGGGCAGTCCTCATCGTCCGAGGCCGCGAAAGTCTACGACGACACCGTCGTCGGGATCGTCGGTGAGGGCAAGACGCAAAAAGCGGCTCAGTAACCGTGGCTTCTACCCTCGACGCCGCCGCGCGTGGCCGGACCAGTCCGGTCCGGCCACCGCGCGAGCGGTCGAAGGAACGTTCGCGTGCCCAGGCCCGCCGCTCCCTCGCCCGGACTGTCCCCCTGGTGCCTGCCATCGGCCTGCTGGTGGTCTTCCTGCTCGGGCCCATCCTCTCTTCATTTCTATGGTTCGTTCACGAACATGTCGCTCACCGGCTCCGCGGCTGCGTCGAGCGAGTGGGTGGGGCTGCGGAACTACATCGACCTGTTCGAGAGCCCGGACTTCCCGGTCTCGGTCTGGCTGACCCTCGTCTTCCTCCTCGGCTCGGCCGTCATCGGCCAGAACGTGGTGGGGATGGCCCTGGCGCTGCTCATGCGCTCCGGCAGCCGCTGGGTCGGCGCGCTCGTCTCGACCTTTGTGGTGGGAGCGTGGGTACTGCCGGAGATCGTGGCGGCGTTCGCGTCCTACGCGTTCTTCAGCCAGCACGGCACGCTCAACGCCATCCTCGCTGTGTTCGGGATCACCGGGCCGTCGTGGCTGTTCGCCTTTCCGATGCTCTCGATCATCCTGGCGAACACCTGGCGCGGGACCGCGTTCTCGATGCTCGTGTACTCGGCGGCGTTGCAGGAGGTGCCGCCGGAGATCACCGAGGCGGCCGAGGTCGACGGTGCGAACGGCGCGAAGCGGTTCTTCCTCGTGACGCTGCCGATGATCCGCCGCAGCGTCTCGACCAACCTGATGATCATCACGCTCCAGACGCTCTCGGTCTTCACCCTCATCTACGTGATGACCGGCGGCGGCCCCGGCAACAAGAGCATGACCCTGCCGGTGCTCGCCTACCAGGAGGCGTTCAAGTTCTCCGAACTCGGCTACGGCACGGCGATCGCGACCATCCTGCTGCTCGTCGGCGCGGTCTTCGCGATCGTCTACGTGCGCGCGCTCAAGACGGAGGCGGACTCGTGAAACTGTCCTCGCCCAACGGCATCGCCCTGAAGTGGACGGCCAATGTCCTGCTCCTGCTCATCGGCATCGTATTCGTGCTGCCCCTCGTCTGGGTCGTGCTCGCCTCCTTCGACGGTGCTGCGACGCTCTCGGTCGCCTGGCCGAAAGAGTGGACGATAGAGAACTTCCACAAGGTGCTCACGCCCGAGCTGGCTTTCCTGCCGCTGTGGAACAGCCTCCTGCTCTCCGCGGGGTGCGCGATCGTCACCGTGGTCGTCGCCGTCCTCGCGGCGTATCCGCTGTCGCGCTACCGCAACCGGTTCAACCGGCCGTTCCTCTACGCCATCCTGTTCGGGATGTGTCTGCCGATCACGGCGATGATGGTGCCGGTCTACAGCCTGTTCGTGTCGCTGAACCTGATCGACTCGCTGGGCGGTACCATTCTCTTCATGGCGGCCTCGTCCCTTCCGATGGCGATCTGGATGACGAAGAATTTCGTCGACTCGGTGCCGATCTCCTTGGAGGAGGCGGCCTGGGTGGATGGCGCGTCCAGTATGAAGACGCTGTGGACAGTCGTTGTCCCCTTGGTGCGCCCCGGCATCGCCGTCGTCTTCATCTACGTGTTCGTGGCGGCGTGGGGCAACTTCTTCGTGCCCTTCGTGCTGCTGCTGAGCCCAGAGAACCAACCGGCCGCGGTGAGTATCTTCACTTTCTTCGGTCAGTACGGCGCGGTGGCGTACGGCCAGCTCGCCGCATATTCGCTTATCTACTCTGTTCCCGTCATC
Above is a genomic segment from Leifsonia xyli subsp. xyli str. CTCB07 containing:
- a CDS encoding carbohydrate ABC transporter permease translates to MKLSSPNGIALKWTANVLLLLIGIVFVLPLVWVVLASFDGAATLSVAWPKEWTIENFHKVLTPELAFLPLWNSLLLSAGCAIVTVVVAVLAAYPLSRYRNRFNRPFLYAILFGMCLPITAMMVPVYSLFVSLNLIDSLGGTILFMAASSLPMAIWMTKNFVDSVPISLEEAAWVDGASSMKTLWTVVVPLVRPGIAVVFIYVFVAAWGNFFVPFVLLLSPENQPAAVSIFTFFGQYGAVAYGQLAAYSLIYSVPVIALYVIVSRSLGGSSALAGAVKG